One Brassica napus cultivar Da-Ae chromosome A5, Da-Ae, whole genome shotgun sequence DNA window includes the following coding sequences:
- the LOC106451085 gene encoding LOW QUALITY PROTEIN: S-adenosylmethionine synthase 3 (The sequence of the model RefSeq protein was modified relative to this genomic sequence to represent the inferred CDS: inserted 6 bases in 5 codons; deleted 2 bases in 2 codons), with amino-acid sequence METFLFTSESVNEGHPDKLCDQVSDAILDACLEQDPESKVACETCTKTNMVMVFGEITTSAKVDYEKIVRSTCREIGFISADVGLDADKCNVLVNIEQQSPDIAQGVHGHLTKKPEDIGAGDQGHMFGYATDETPELMPLTHVLATKLGAKLTEVRKNKTCPWLRPDGKTQVTVEYKNDGGAMIPIRVHTVLISTQHDETVTNDEIAADLKEHVIKPVIPXKYLDDNTIFHLNPSGRFVIGGXHGDAGLTGRKIIIDTYGGWGAXGGGAFSGKDPTKVDRSGAYIVRQAAKSVVAAGLARRCIVQVSYAIGVPEPLSVFVDTYKTGTIPDKDILVLIKEAFDFRPGMMLXNLDLKRGGNFRFQKTAAYGHXGRDDPDFTWEVVKPLKPKA; translated from the exons ATGGAAACGTTCCTATTCACATCCGAGTCCGTCAACGAGGGACATCCCGACAAGCTCTGCGACCAAGTCTCCGACGCGATCCTCGACGCGTGCTTAGAGCAAGACCCCGAGAGCAAGGTGGCTTGCGAGACGTGCACCAAGACCAACATGGTCATGGTCTTCGGCGAGATCACGACCTCTGCTAAAGTAGATTACGAGAAGATCGTCAGATCCACTTGTCGCGAGATTGGTTTCATCTCCGCTGATGTTGGTCTCGACGCTGATAAATGCAACGTCTTGGTTAACATCGAGCAGCAGAGCCCCGACATTGCTCAGGGAGTTCACGGTCATTTAACCAAGAAGCCTGAGGATATTGGAGCTGGTGATCAGGGACACATGTTCGGTTACGCTACCGATGAGACTCCTGAGCTGATGCCGTTGACTCATGTTCTTGCGACCAAGCTTGGCGCGAAGCTTACTGAGGTGAGGAAGAACAAGACTTGTCCTTGGTTGAGGCCTGATGGGAAGACGCAGGTCACCGTTGAGTATAAGAACGACGGTGGAGCGATGATTCCGATTCGTGTCCACACCGTTCTCATCTCGACTCAGCATGATGAGACTGTGACCAAC GATGAGATCGCTGCTGACTTGAAGGAGCATGTGATCAAGCCGGTGATTC GCAAGTACCTTGACGACAACACCATCTTTCACTTGAACCCCTCTGGTCGTTTTGTGATCGGTG CTCACGGTGATGCTGGACTCACCGGGAGGAAGATCATTATTGATACTTACGGTGGTTGGGGTGC CGGTGGTGGTGCTTTCTCAGGGAAGGATCCAACCAAGGTTGACAGAAGCGGTGCTTACATCGTCAGGCAA GCTGCGAAGAGTGTGGTGGCTGCTGGACTCGCGCGCCGCTGTATTGTCCAGGTGTCGTACGCCATTGGTGTCCCTGAGCCTCTCTCGGTGTTTGTTGACACGTACAAGACCGGGACTATTCCGGATAAGGATATCCTTGTGTTGATCAAGGAGGCCTTTGACTTTAGGCCAGGGATGATGC TTAACCTTGATTTGAAGAGAGGAGGTAACTTCAGGTTCCAGAAGACTGCTGCTTATGGGC TTGGGCGTGATGATCCTGATTTCACTTGGGAGGTGGTGAAGCCACTCAAGCCAAAGGCTTAA
- the LOC125609309 gene encoding uncharacterized protein LOC125609309 translates to MLRMKKWALEWKFEYKTVSSNKSRVLLSCVDENCTWRMRAIKLPVSDFFVVKKYVHEHTCDTTHRKANHRQASAKLLGSLISSNYGEKKEGLKPKQIIEQVRMLHGVHINYKQAWRVREEAQILVRGTPEDSYYNLSRWLYKITETNPGSLTYQHVDAAGKFKYAFVAFGPSIRGFSLMRRVIAVDGTFLKGKFNGTLLAACAQDGNYHLYPLAFAVVDAENGASWKWFFRGLSQKIPDASDLVFVSDRANSISSALEDVYPLSHHGICRIHLLRNITPTYAKTGLLPLVESAADAYTCHEFWLIFKDIKDKCPELAKYLEESDFRKWARSYAPANRYNIMTTNIAESLNSMLKMPRELPIISLLETIRLTMTTWFFERREAAAKHKHLVTPKVVQKLVSRLGAAMLLNVYQVDRSEFEVKNETMKFVVDLEKRHCTCNVFDIDKIPCIHAIAAAKHIKRDENRFVDASHLTETWAKAYAESIHPGGELSTSTYPENIDELSCPPPATKKKVDALLQRERDPLASLGFLDLNLSPTSAADVAQEGTTRSHARGL, encoded by the coding sequence atgttgaggatgaagaaatgggcTTTAGAGTGGAAGTTTGAGTACAAGACTGTCTCTTCTAACAAGTCAAGAGTGCTTTTGAGTTGTGTTGATGAAAATTGCACGTGGAGGATGCGTGCTATCAAGCTACctgtttcagattttttcgtTGTTAAAAAGTATGTTCATGAGCATACATGCGATACAACACACAGGAAAGCCAACCACAGACAAGCATCTGCAAAGTTGTTGGGTTCTTTGATTTCCAGCAATTATGGAGAAAAAAAGGAAGGTCTCAAACCGAAACAGATCATTGAACAGGTCAGGATGCTGCATGGTGTTCACATCAATTACAAACAAGCTTGGAGAGTGAGAGAAGAAGCTCAGATTTTGGTTAGAGGGACTCCTGAAGACAGCTATTACAATTTGTCTAGGTGGTTGTATAAAATCACAGAAACAAACCCTGGTTCCTTGACTTATCAACATGTTGATGCTGCAGGAAAGTTCAAGTATGCATTTGTGGCTTTTGGTCCATCGATAAGGGGATTTTCATTGATGAGGAGAGTTATTGCAGTAGATGGTACATTTCTGAAGGGAAAATTCAATGGGACTTTATTGGCAGCTTGTGCTCAAGATGGGAATTATCATCTATATCCTCTCGCCTTTGCAGTGGTTGACGCAGAAAACGGCGCCTCTTGGAAATGGTTCTTTAGAGGTTTGAGCCAGAAGATCCCGGACGCTTCGGATCTTGTTTTTGTATCAGACAGGGCTAACTCCATTTCTTCAGCGTTGGAGGATGTATATCCCTTATCTCACCATGGAATTTGCAGGATCCATCTGCTCCGCAACATCACTCCTACATATGCGAAGACTGGGTTGCTACCTCTGGTGGAAAGCGCTGCTGATGCCTATACGTGTCACGAGTTCTGGTTAATCTTCAAGGACATAAAGGATAAATGTCCTGAATTGGCTAAGTATCTGGAAGAGTCTGATTTTAGGAAGTGGGCACGAAGCTATGCGCCTGCGAACAGGTATAATATCATGACTACCAACATTGCAGAGTCTCTCAATTCTATGTTGAAGATGCCTCGTGAGTTGCCCATTATCTCTCTCCTTGAAACTATCAGATTGACGATGACCACTTGGTTTTTTGAGCGACGCGAAGCGGCTGCGAAACATAAGCACCTGGTTACTCCAAAAGTTGTTCAGAAATTGGTATCTAGGTTAGGGGCCGCAATGTTGTTGAATGTGTATCAAGTTGATCGAAGCGAGTTTGAGGTGAAGAATGAAACAATGAAGTTTGTTGTTGACTTGGAGAAGCGGCATTGCACATGTAATGTTTTCGACATTGACAAGATCCCCTGCATCCATGCCATCGCTGCTGCTAAGCATATCAAGAGAGATGAAAACCGTTTTGTTGATGCTTCTCACTTGACAGAAACGTGGGCTAAAGCTTATGCTGAAAGCATACATCCTGGTGGAGAGTTGTCAACGTCCACCTATCCAGAGAATATTGATGAACTGTCTTGCCCACCTCCagctaccaaaaaaaaagtggacGCCCTcctacaaagagaaagagatccgtTGGCGAGTTTGGGGTTCCTGGATCTAAATCTCAGTCCCACAAGTGCAGCAGATGTGGCACAGGAGGGCACAACAAGATCACATGCCAGAGGCCTATAG
- the LOC125609308 gene encoding DUF724 domain-containing protein 2-like produces MNEIISPNISDTQPNTRARRNLLTEQNKDVESRVQNPFEIGANVEISSQDDNTCHKWYPGNVLATYLVDGVEMVKVEYFVPSLDEKKRKRSVETRVSIDRIRPQPPPERSGAKKSYELMQDVEAFDNGAWCAGKVKVILFDGSCFVSLNNSKEQIYFHHSEMRKPRKWVDGVWEMTKKVKQMPWIT; encoded by the exons ATGAATGAGATCATTTCACCAAACATTTCCGACACACAGCCAAATACCCGAGCTCGCAGAAATCTTTTAACAGAGCAAAATAAG GATGTAGAAAGCAGAGTTCAAAATCCCTTTGAGATCGGAGCAAATGTGGAGATTTCATCACAAGATGACAATACTTGTCATAAATGGTATCCAGGAAATGTGTTGGCAACATATTTGGTTGATGGGGTTGAGATGGTGAAAGTTGAGTACTTCGTCCCGTCTCTGGacgaaaagaagaggaaaaggagtgTTGAGACACGTGTATCAATTGACAGAATACGTCCTCAACCACCACCTGAGAGATCTGGAGCGAAGAAAAGTTATGAGCTAATGCAGGACGTGGAGGCGTTCGACAATGGTGCCTGGTGCGCTGGAAAAGTTAAAGTCATTTTGTTTGATGGCTCGTGTTTTGTCTCTTTGAACAATTCTAAAGAACAAATTTACTTCCACCATTCTGAGATgcgaaaaccaagaaaatgggtagatggtgtttgggagatgacaaaaaaggtaaaacaaatgCCTTGGATCActtga
- the LOC125609307 gene encoding uncharacterized protein LOC125609307, producing the protein METILFKHSDLRIHREWKDGVWKMADKVKPDKKRKAAASSQNSGMDNVFLRRSERVPKRSRDTKTPFKSDRNPALTVIPEIIPAVDPFSTPAEHKLSRLQNWMTLKPGMHETSLSINDNKIRKSFFQSMENAKKDLKKEHIDGAFAMLNCRRNENAAWFHNYKIPKACFLPMEFLHCLLSDDLAYKKEKVKGKKIFNDLFKDTVRGKVYPEKTWGEDVDVVYGITLGKKSNVWIGMEIHLKKKRITVYDCFQKESNSIDIPQVKKLADKVKMIPFEIEQAQGLPKTKHPFNCGIFLVKILECQSLKIGDMTKINDDNALELRRTLSCEIFNQFVDESFGK; encoded by the exons ATGGAAACTATTCTATTCAAACATTCAGATTTGCGAATTCATAGAGAATGGAAAGATGGAGTCTGGAAGATGGCAGATAAG GTGAAGCCTGATAAGAAAAGGAAAGCTGCTGCCTCATCACAAAATTCAGGAATGgataatgttttcctaagaagGAGCGAGAGGGTGCCTAAACGATCTAGAGACACAAAAACTCCATTCAAGTCTGACAGAAATCCGGCTTTAACTGTAATACCTGAGATTATACCTGCAGTTGATCCGTTTTCAACTCCTGCGGAACATAAGCTTTCAAGGCTTCAAAATTGGATGACATTAAAGCCCGGCATGCATGAAAC GTCCCTATCAATCAATGATAATAAGATAAGGAAATCTTTCTTTCAAAGCATGGAAAATGCAAAAAAGGACCTTAAGAAAGAG CACATTGATGGAGCCTTTGCAATGCTAAATTGCAGAAGAAATGAGAATGCTGCTTGGTTCCACAACTACAAGATTCCAAAGGCGTGCTTCCTACCTATGGAGTTCTTGCATTGCTTGCTCTCTGATGATTTGGCttacaagaaagaaaaggtcaaaggtaaaaagattttcaacgatttatttaaagatactGTGAGAGGGAAGGTATATCCAGAGAAGACATGGGGAGAAGATGTTGATGTTGTGTATGGGATTACTCTTGGAAAAAAAAGCAATGTCTGGATTGGGATGGAAattcatttgaagaagaaaagaatcacaGTATATGATTGTTTTCAAAAGGAAAGCAACAGCATTGATATTCCTCAAGTGAAAAAGTTGGCAG ATAAGGTGAAGATGATTCCATTTGAGATTGAGCAGGCACAAGGTTTACCCAAGACAAAACATCCTTTCAACTGTGGGATATTTCTTGTCAAGATTCTGGAGTGCCAGTCATTGAAGATAGGAGACATGACAAAGATTAATGATGACAATGCATTGGAGCTAAGGAGAACCTTGTCTTGTGAGATCTTCAACCAATTTGTGGATGAGAGCTTTGGGAAATGA
- the LOC125609599 gene encoding uncharacterized protein LOC125609599, whose protein sequence is MRHLLLQYLKEYEAQVFTPIQKQQTVTEETYEATQPLTEIISANNKKEDTHAVHYRPSSPLSSLIALVIEENKNALSETETATQYFSTSEGEHHNQKQKESSGRISQGYYRTYY, encoded by the exons ATGagacaccttcttctccaatatCTCAAAGAGTATGAGGCTCAAGTTTTTACTCCAATTCAGAAACAGCAg acggTAACAGAGGAAACGTATGAGGCTACACAGCCATTGACTGAGATCATTTCAGCAAACAATAAAAAG GAGGATACACATGCTGTGCATTACAGACCTTCCTCTCCATTGTCTTCACTAATTGCACTAGTtattgaagaaaataagaatgctttg AGTGAGACAGAAACTGCGACCCAATATTTTTCTACAAGTGAAGGAGAGCATCACAATCAGAAGCAGAAAGAATCAAGCGGAAGAATATCTCAAGGATACTACAGAACCTACTACTGA